Sequence from the Catenuloplanes indicus genome:
GACGTTCTTGATCTGGTCCTTGGCCGGCCGCCAGGCCGCGGCGTAGGACGAGGAGCGCAGGTCCAGGACCGGGCCGCCGAGATCGGCCAGCGCGTCCGGGAGCGCGCGGCGCCAGTGACCGCTCATCGCGCCCAGCGGTGACACCTTCACATCCATGCCGCAGCGGTACGCCGGGAGGCGGTCGCCGAGCCGGGACACGCCGAACAGGCCGGAGAAGATCAGGATCTGGCCGTTGGCGCGGCGCTTCGCGGCCGGCGGCAGCGTGGCCAGGCCGAGCGCGTCGTAGAGCACGCCGGTGTAGAGCTTCGCGGCCGTGGTGGTGGGCGCGGTCCGCAGCAGCGCGTTGCGGCGCACCTCGTCGCGCTGCCCGGCGGACAGCCCGAGCGCCGTCACCGCCGCGTCCTCGTCGCCCGCGCACAGTGTGACCAGCGCGTCCAGCGCCGCCTCGCGTGCCGCGGTCAGCTCCGGGAAGGCCAGAGACGCCAGGTCGAGCGCGGCGCCGCGCGCGGGGTGGGCCTTGCCCTCGGACGGCGGAAGCAGGATGTGCACGACCGGCAGGTTACCCAAGCCCTTCCGTGTGCCGCCGGACACCTGCCAGAATGACGTGCGTGCGCACATTCATCGATGTTCTTCGACGTGGCGCGTGGTGGATCGTGCCCGAGGTGCTGGTCGCGGTCGGGCTCGCCGCCGGAGGCCTCTACTACAACGCGGTCGCGCCGGAGCTGTCCGAGCCGGAGCTGCGCGTGCGAGCCACCGAGATGCTCGCGGTCGAGCTGGAGCAGGCGACCGTGGACGAGCACGCCAAGCACGGCCACGTGCTGTCCGCCCAGGACCGCATGCTCTGCGAGGTCGAGATCTTCGGCGTCGACCCGGCCGGTGCAGGGCGGGAGCGGCACCTGCGCACCGCGTACGGCTACTACCTCTGCGCGGCCGGGAAGCCCGGCACGCCGTTCCTCGGCGCGCTGATGAACGCGGGGCCGGCCGTGCTGCACCTGGACGCGGCGCCGGGCGCGGACCGGGTGCGGACCGTCACGCTCCAGCAGGACTTCGACGCGCAGCTCGCCGCGATGATGCCGGAGCGCTACCGGGCGCAGGCGAGCAAGGGCTTCACCACGGCGGATCCGCCGCGGGCGCTGAAGGAGCGGTTCGAGCGGGAGGTCACGAACGTGGCATAGCCTGGGTTCGTGGAAGACGGGATATCGCGGCTGTCCGCGCTGGTGGCGGGCGGTGACGTGGCGGTGCTGAGCGGTGCGGGCCTGTCCACCGAGT
This genomic interval carries:
- the yaaA gene encoding peroxide stress protein YaaA, giving the protein MHILLPPSEGKAHPARGAALDLASLAFPELTAAREAALDALVTLCAGDEDAAVTALGLSAGQRDEVRRNALLRTAPTTTAAKLYTGVLYDALGLATLPPAAKRRANGQILIFSGLFGVSRLGDRLPAYRCGMDVKVSPLGAMSGHWRRALPDALADLGGPVLDLRSSSYAAAWRPAKDQIKNVATVRVLHERIVDGTPKRSVVSHFNKATKGRLVRDLLLAGAAPRSVPALVSVLRDLKYTVEEPTPGALDVVVREL